One genomic segment of Actinoplanes ianthinogenes includes these proteins:
- the mtrA gene encoding MtrAB system response regulator MtrA — protein sequence MRARVLVVDDDPALAEMLGIVLRSEGFLPSFVADGERALAAFRENRPDIVLLDLMLPGMSGIDVARAIRAESGIPIVMLTAKSDTVDVVLGLESGADDYVVKPFKPKELVARMRARLRRGEDAAPEMLTIGPPGNQINIDVPAHTVSRDGDEVKLTPLEFDLLVALARKPRQVFTREVLLEQVWGYRHAADTRLVNVHVQRLRAKIEPDPERPEIILTVRGVGYKAGTG from the coding sequence ATGAGAGCCCGGGTACTGGTCGTCGACGACGATCCCGCGTTGGCCGAGATGCTCGGCATCGTCCTGCGCAGTGAGGGATTCCTGCCCTCGTTCGTGGCGGACGGCGAACGCGCGCTCGCCGCTTTCCGGGAGAACCGCCCGGACATCGTCCTGCTCGACCTGATGCTTCCCGGCATGAGCGGCATCGATGTGGCGCGCGCCATTCGTGCCGAGTCGGGCATCCCGATCGTCATGCTCACCGCCAAGAGCGACACCGTGGACGTGGTGCTGGGCCTGGAGTCCGGCGCCGACGACTACGTGGTCAAGCCGTTCAAGCCCAAGGAACTGGTCGCCCGGATGCGGGCCCGGCTGCGCCGGGGCGAGGACGCCGCGCCGGAGATGCTCACCATCGGGCCGCCCGGCAACCAGATCAACATCGACGTGCCGGCGCACACCGTGTCCCGGGACGGCGACGAGGTCAAGCTCACGCCGCTGGAGTTCGACCTGCTGGTGGCCCTGGCCCGCAAGCCGCGCCAGGTGTTCACCCGCGAGGTGCTGCTCGAGCAGGTCTGGGGTTACCGGCACGCGGCGGACACCCGGCTGGTGAACGTGCACGTGCAGCGGCTGCGCGCGAAGATCGAACCGGATCCGGAACGACCCGAGATCATCCTGACGGTGCGCGGTGTCGGCTACAAGGCGGGCACCGGCTAG
- the mtrB gene encoding MtrAB system histidine kinase MtrB, producing MRAPAWLPQPVRRALRVARRYWRVISLRLEKYTAPLRRSWRRSLQVRVVTLTLVATSLLVGTFGWFIADRSADILSSRAQDEVAASLARKEDWAARQLSVHPQAYDAGLPATIADTVNSLYDGEQAGDAGTVVSLRAENYPALRPQTVPPSADTSRLITPELVHAVAGNAKVAWQIRTAEVDGHLTKFLVYGSPVRAPFGHLELYYMVPLTTENAAANQIRTMVLVTGLALVILLSVVAGLVTRLVVNPVRVAARTAQRLSAGLLDQRMKVAGEDDLAMLAAAFNQMAANLQRQIVRLEEMSRLQRRFTSDVSHELRTPLTTVRMAADLIFSERDGFDPAVARSAELLQAELDRFEGLLTDLLEISRFDAGFAALDAEHTDLVPIVQRVVERLTGLAERVGVELELRLPDTPVIAEVDPRRVERVLRNLVGNAVEHGEARPVQITMATDDAAVAITVRDHGIGLKPGEERLVFNRFWRADPSRARQTGGTGLGLSISAEDARLHGGWLEAWGAPGEGSQFRLTLPVRAGDRLVAAPLPLIPRDRTAEVS from the coding sequence ATGCGTGCTCCGGCCTGGCTACCCCAACCCGTGCGCCGCGCCCTGCGAGTGGCGCGGCGCTACTGGCGTGTGATCTCCCTCCGCCTGGAGAAATACACCGCCCCGTTACGCCGCTCCTGGCGGCGCTCGCTGCAGGTCCGCGTGGTGACCCTGACCCTGGTGGCGACCAGCCTGCTGGTCGGCACCTTCGGCTGGTTCATCGCGGACCGCAGCGCCGACATCCTGTCGAGCCGTGCGCAGGACGAGGTCGCCGCCTCGCTGGCCCGCAAGGAGGACTGGGCCGCCCGGCAGCTCAGCGTGCATCCGCAGGCCTATGACGCGGGTCTGCCCGCCACCATCGCCGACACGGTCAACTCGCTCTACGACGGTGAGCAGGCCGGCGACGCCGGCACGGTGGTGTCGCTGCGCGCCGAGAACTATCCGGCGCTGCGCCCGCAGACCGTGCCGCCCTCGGCCGACACCAGTCGCCTGATCACCCCGGAGCTGGTCCACGCGGTCGCCGGCAACGCCAAGGTGGCCTGGCAGATCCGGACCGCCGAGGTGGACGGGCACCTGACGAAATTCCTGGTCTACGGATCGCCGGTGCGCGCCCCGTTCGGCCACCTCGAGCTCTACTACATGGTGCCGCTGACCACCGAGAACGCCGCGGCCAACCAGATCCGGACGATGGTGCTGGTCACCGGCCTGGCCCTGGTGATCCTGCTGAGTGTGGTGGCCGGCCTGGTCACCCGGCTGGTGGTCAACCCGGTCCGGGTGGCCGCGCGTACCGCGCAGCGGCTCTCGGCCGGCCTGCTCGACCAGCGGATGAAGGTGGCGGGCGAGGACGACCTGGCCATGCTCGCCGCCGCGTTCAACCAGATGGCGGCGAACCTGCAGCGGCAGATCGTCCGGCTGGAGGAGATGTCCCGGCTGCAACGGCGGTTCACCTCGGACGTGTCGCACGAGCTGCGGACCCCGCTCACCACGGTCCGGATGGCCGCCGACCTGATCTTCTCGGAGCGGGACGGCTTCGACCCGGCCGTGGCGCGCAGCGCCGAGCTGCTCCAGGCCGAGCTGGACCGCTTCGAGGGGCTGCTCACCGACCTGCTGGAGATCAGCCGGTTCGACGCCGGGTTCGCCGCGCTGGACGCCGAGCACACCGACCTGGTCCCGATCGTGCAGCGGGTCGTCGAACGCCTCACCGGGCTGGCCGAGCGGGTCGGCGTCGAGCTGGAGCTGCGCCTGCCGGACACCCCGGTGATCGCCGAGGTGGACCCGCGCCGGGTCGAGCGGGTGCTGCGCAACCTGGTCGGCAACGCGGTCGAGCACGGCGAGGCGCGGCCGGTGCAGATCACCATGGCCACCGACGACGCCGCGGTGGCGATCACCGTGCGCGACCACGGCATCGGCCTCAAACCCGGCGAGGAGCGCCTGGTCTTCAACCGGTTCTGGCGCGCCGACCCGTCCCGCGCCCGGCAGACCGGCGGCACCGGCCTCGGCCTGTCGATCAGTGCGGAGGACGCCCGGCTGCACGGCGGCTGGCTGGAGGCCTGGGGCGCGCCCGGCGAGGGCTCCCAGTTCCGGCTGACCCTGCCGGTGCGGGCCGGTGACCGGCTGGTCGCCGCCCCGCTGCCGCTGATCCCCCGGGACCGGACGGCGGAGGTGAGCTGA
- the manA gene encoding mannose-6-phosphate isomerase, class I, protein MTVYPLTGVIRPYAWGSRTAIAELQGRPTPTEGPEAELWLGAHPGDPSTVPGPDGPVTLLQLIDDDPGGQLGTDVAERFGARLPYLMKVLAAGAPLSLQAHPDLKYAAEAFARQEADPALSKNYTDANHKPEMLVALTPFDALCGFRSPAVSALVLTELGVARLGPVVAALHAGDLSEAVRLLLSWPAEDRPALIDEVVAAATAAEPGHPHEESFRLAIDLAGHYPGDPGVLVALLLNLVHLTPGEAIWMPAGNLHAYLHGLGVELMAASDNVLRGGLTPKRVDVAELLRVLRFETLDDPLLHGAEVAPGVTSWRVPVRDFEMFRIELTGDRPPVKLPGRGPRIILGVAGDVHVGEEHGIPVTLPPGTAAYAPASAGPLTAAGLGTVFVAAVPG, encoded by the coding sequence ATGACGGTTTACCCGCTGACCGGAGTGATCCGGCCGTATGCCTGGGGATCCCGGACCGCGATCGCCGAGCTGCAAGGCCGCCCGACCCCGACCGAGGGGCCGGAAGCGGAGTTGTGGCTCGGCGCGCACCCGGGTGACCCGTCCACCGTGCCCGGCCCGGACGGGCCGGTCACCCTTCTCCAGCTGATCGACGACGACCCGGGCGGGCAGCTCGGGACGGACGTCGCGGAACGGTTCGGGGCGCGGTTGCCGTACCTGATGAAGGTGCTGGCGGCCGGCGCCCCGTTGTCGTTGCAGGCACACCCCGACCTGAAGTACGCGGCCGAGGCGTTCGCCCGGCAGGAGGCCGATCCGGCGCTGTCCAAGAACTACACGGACGCCAACCACAAGCCGGAGATGCTGGTCGCGCTGACGCCGTTCGACGCGCTCTGCGGGTTCCGGTCGCCGGCGGTGTCCGCGCTGGTCCTCACCGAACTGGGCGTCGCGCGCCTGGGGCCGGTGGTGGCCGCGCTGCACGCCGGTGACCTGTCCGAGGCGGTCCGGCTGCTGCTCAGCTGGCCGGCCGAGGACCGTCCGGCGCTGATCGACGAGGTGGTGGCGGCGGCCACGGCGGCTGAGCCGGGGCATCCGCACGAGGAGTCCTTCCGGCTGGCGATCGACCTGGCCGGGCACTATCCCGGCGATCCCGGGGTGCTGGTCGCGCTGCTGCTCAACCTGGTGCACCTGACGCCCGGCGAGGCGATCTGGATGCCGGCCGGGAACCTGCACGCGTACCTGCACGGGCTGGGCGTCGAGCTGATGGCGGCCAGCGACAACGTGCTGCGCGGCGGGCTGACGCCGAAACGGGTGGACGTGGCGGAGCTGCTCCGGGTGCTGCGCTTCGAGACCCTGGACGATCCGCTGCTGCACGGCGCCGAGGTGGCGCCCGGGGTGACGTCGTGGCGGGTGCCGGTCCGCGACTTCGAGATGTTCCGGATCGAGCTGACCGGGGACCGGCCGCCGGTGAAACTGCCCGGGCGCGGCCCGCGGATCATCCTGGGGGTGGCGGGTGACGTGCACGTGGGGGAGGAACACGGGATCCCGGTGACGCTGCCGCCCGGCACGGCGGCCTACGCCCCGGCCTCGGCGGGTCCCCTGACCGCCGCGGGCCTGGGCACGGTCTTCGTGGCGGCCGTCCCCGGCTGA
- a CDS encoding cation diffusion facilitator family transporter, with translation MSAEGGTKAIIAALSANLGIAVTKFGAWFLTGSSSMLAEAIHSVADSGNQLLLLIGGKQSQKKATPEHPFGYGRERYIYAFIVSIVLFSVGGLFALYEAYHKIRHPEPIDSWKWVPVAVLVVAIALESYSFYTAITESNRTRGKTSWVDYVRRAKAPELPVVLLEDAGALVGLVLALFGVGLTLITGDGVWDGVGTAAIGILLVAIAAILAVETKSLLIGEGANPETVKQIEKAVLSGDGIERIIHMKTLHLGPEELLVALKIAVPRTERADEVARHIDETEVRIREAVPIARVIYIEPDIYRVRESSENAVTSAPPATA, from the coding sequence GTGAGCGCTGAGGGCGGCACCAAAGCGATCATCGCGGCGCTCAGCGCCAACCTGGGAATCGCGGTCACCAAGTTCGGCGCCTGGTTCCTGACCGGTTCGTCGTCGATGCTGGCCGAGGCGATCCACTCGGTGGCCGACTCCGGCAACCAGTTGCTGCTGCTGATCGGCGGCAAGCAGTCGCAGAAGAAAGCCACCCCGGAACACCCCTTCGGGTACGGGCGGGAGCGCTACATCTACGCGTTCATCGTCTCCATCGTGCTGTTCAGCGTCGGTGGCCTGTTCGCGCTCTACGAGGCGTACCACAAGATCCGGCACCCGGAGCCGATCGACAGCTGGAAGTGGGTCCCGGTCGCCGTCCTGGTGGTCGCGATCGCGCTGGAGAGCTACTCGTTCTACACCGCGATCACCGAGTCGAACCGGACCCGCGGCAAGACCTCCTGGGTGGACTACGTCCGCCGGGCCAAGGCGCCGGAGCTCCCGGTCGTCCTGCTGGAGGACGCCGGCGCCCTGGTCGGTCTGGTCCTCGCCCTGTTCGGGGTCGGGCTCACCCTGATCACCGGCGACGGGGTCTGGGACGGGGTCGGCACCGCGGCGATCGGCATCCTGCTGGTGGCCATCGCGGCGATCCTGGCGGTGGAGACCAAGAGCCTGCTGATCGGCGAGGGCGCCAACCCGGAGACGGTCAAGCAGATCGAGAAGGCGGTGCTCTCCGGCGACGGCATCGAGCGGATCATCCACATGAAGACGCTGCACCTCGGTCCCGAGGAGCTGCTCGTCGCCTTGAAGATCGCGGTGCCGCGGACCGAGCGGGCCGACGAGGTGGCCCGGCACATCGACGAGACCGAGGTGCGGATCCGGGAGGCGGTGCCGATCGCCCGGGTGATCTACATCGAGCCGGACATCTACCGGGTCCGGGAGAGTTCGGAGAACGCCGTAACGTCGGCGCCACCCGCCACTGCCTGA
- a CDS encoding GAF domain-containing protein, protein MNPWLALTPGDDPAERIRQVGRAHERFLAERTRPDLMRPVVAESWARSAAWIGADSTAPIDLCDDELEAYRAAHPLARVMPLFRDLLGGLAEDGEHILAVCDAHGRLLWVEGNAGTLRGAASMNFVPGARWDEAHAGTNAPGTALVVDHALQIFATEHFSRPVQRWTCTAAPIHDPGTGRLLGAIDVTGGDHLANPHSLALVRATALAAEAYLREPPRDTGPAVAALGRDEAVFISGNIRTKLGRRHSELLILLTTHPEGRTADQLGFDLYGDDLNPVTVRAEMSRLRRILGPELLDSRPYRLRYTVRSDIGTVAELLDRGRPAEALQHYSGPLLPGSDAPGIVRLRRLLDDRLRAAILTSGDRRLLQTWLGTPHGADDLELWEAYAARTPHDPVASRRVAELTREYACNVPATYP, encoded by the coding sequence GTGAATCCCTGGCTTGCCCTGACCCCCGGCGACGACCCGGCCGAACGGATCCGGCAGGTCGGCCGCGCCCACGAACGTTTCCTGGCCGAGCGGACCCGGCCGGACCTGATGAGACCCGTCGTCGCCGAGTCCTGGGCCCGGTCGGCGGCCTGGATCGGGGCGGACAGCACCGCGCCGATCGACCTCTGTGACGACGAGCTGGAGGCCTACCGCGCGGCGCACCCGCTGGCCCGGGTGATGCCGCTGTTCCGGGACCTGCTCGGCGGGCTGGCCGAGGACGGCGAGCACATCCTGGCGGTCTGCGACGCGCACGGCCGGCTGCTCTGGGTCGAGGGGAACGCCGGCACGCTGCGCGGGGCCGCCTCGATGAACTTCGTGCCGGGTGCCCGGTGGGACGAGGCGCACGCCGGCACCAACGCGCCCGGCACCGCGCTGGTGGTCGACCACGCGTTGCAGATCTTCGCGACCGAGCACTTCAGCCGGCCGGTGCAGCGGTGGACGTGCACGGCGGCGCCGATCCACGACCCGGGGACCGGGCGGCTGCTCGGCGCGATCGACGTGACCGGCGGCGATCACCTGGCCAACCCGCACAGCCTGGCGCTGGTGCGGGCCACGGCGCTGGCGGCCGAGGCGTACCTGCGGGAGCCGCCGCGCGACACCGGACCGGCTGTCGCGGCGCTCGGCCGCGACGAGGCGGTCTTCATCTCCGGAAATATCCGGACCAAGCTCGGCCGGCGCCACTCCGAGTTGCTGATCCTCCTGACCACCCACCCCGAGGGCCGCACCGCCGACCAGCTCGGTTTCGACCTCTACGGCGATGACCTCAATCCGGTCACCGTCCGAGCTGAGATGTCCCGGCTGCGTCGCATCCTCGGCCCGGAACTGCTCGATTCACGGCCTTACCGGCTCAGATACACCGTTAGATCAGACATCGGCACGGTCGCCGAACTCCTCGACCGCGGCCGGCCGGCCGAAGCCCTCCAGCACTACTCCGGTCCCCTGCTGCCCGGCTCCGACGCCCCCGGCATCGTCCGCCTCCGGCGGCTCCTGGACGACCGTCTCCGCGCCGCCATCCTCACCAGCGGCGACCGCCGGCTCCTGCAGACCTGGCTGGGCACCCCGCACGGCGCCGACGACCTGGAGCTCTGGGAGGCCTACGCCGCCCGGACCCCGCACGACCCGGTCGCCTCCCGCCGCGTCGCCGAGCTGACCCGCGAATACGCCTGCAACGTTCCTGCAACGTATCCATAA
- the nfi gene encoding deoxyribonuclease V (cleaves DNA at apurinic or apyrimidinic sites), with protein sequence MVLAVQDWPRTEEEALAEQDRLRAMVVAEPGPASPATVAGLDVAYSADDDRLGAAVVVLDAADLTVRDTAVVRGKPAFPYVPGLFAFREVPALLEALEKLTVRPEVLICDGHGLAHPRRFGLAAHLGVLTGLPSFGVGKTRLVGEWEPVGEARGSRSALVDAGETVGAVLRTQAGVKPVFVSAGHRIDLDTACALTLRLAPRYRLPETTRAADRVCRDLLS encoded by the coding sequence ATGGTTCTGGCCGTGCAGGACTGGCCTCGTACCGAAGAAGAAGCTCTCGCCGAGCAGGACCGGCTGCGCGCCATGGTCGTCGCCGAGCCGGGCCCGGCGTCCCCGGCGACCGTGGCCGGGCTGGACGTGGCCTACTCGGCGGACGACGACCGGCTGGGCGCGGCCGTGGTGGTGCTGGACGCGGCGGACCTCACGGTCCGCGACACCGCGGTGGTCAGAGGCAAACCCGCTTTTCCGTACGTGCCGGGCCTGTTCGCCTTCCGCGAGGTGCCGGCCCTGCTCGAGGCGCTGGAGAAGCTGACCGTGCGGCCGGAGGTGCTGATCTGCGACGGACACGGGCTGGCGCACCCGCGGCGGTTCGGGCTCGCCGCGCACCTGGGCGTGCTGACCGGCCTGCCGTCCTTCGGAGTGGGCAAGACCCGGCTGGTCGGCGAGTGGGAGCCGGTCGGCGAGGCGCGGGGGAGCCGGTCGGCGCTGGTCGACGCGGGGGAGACGGTGGGCGCGGTGCTGCGTACCCAGGCCGGGGTGAAGCCGGTGTTCGTCTCGGCCGGGCACCGGATCGACCTGGACACCGCGTGCGCGCTCACGCTGCGGCTGGCCCCGCGATACCGGCTGCCGGAGACCACCCGTGCGGCGGACCGGGTTTGTCGTGATCTTCTCAGTTAA
- a CDS encoding DUF397 domain-containing protein: MQDATITWRKSSRSGAAGHCVEVANTPVSVLVRDSKDATGPMLSFGTRDWTGFIAGVRAGEFDRPGA, translated from the coding sequence ATGCAGGACGCCACGATCACTTGGCGTAAGAGCAGCCGGAGTGGCGCTGCTGGGCATTGTGTCGAGGTCGCCAACACTCCGGTATCGGTTCTGGTGCGCGACTCCAAGGACGCCACCGGGCCGATGCTCAGCTTCGGCACACGGGACTGGACCGGTTTCATCGCCGGAGTCCGAGCAGGAGAGTTCGACCGGCCCGGCGCGTAA
- a CDS encoding SIS domain-containing protein, protein MVNPLEGSAGVNGHRVADESLLNDEKSMLGNDPGGMLRATASAGAQVRETAALAAEVDLSMLADEGRPRAVVVAGIGTAGLTGNILSTVAGPRCPVPIIGHRSAGIPGWVGAADVVIAVSASGRSPEALAAAEAAARRGARLVAIGNPDSELEAMAERARAPFIGVPRRAPARATLWGLAVPVLLAGRALGLVKVTEADIAETATRLDADAERCRPGADSFVNPAKALALGLAGSVPIVWGSSPLATVAARRFADTLAANARYPAMAGALGEAGRGRVGLLDGVFGGLAEGSRDIFADPDDEDEAVTRLRLVVFRDGGLNPEDDADEPVAVEERRADAIQTLADRRGVRCDVLTAEGGSTLERLASLVAVPDFASLYLALAHGLDPMAVPAISEMKELSNPMPEGLS, encoded by the coding sequence ATGGTCAACCCACTCGAGGGCTCGGCCGGCGTCAACGGGCACCGCGTCGCCGACGAGTCGCTGCTCAACGACGAGAAGTCGATGCTCGGCAACGACCCGGGCGGCATGCTCCGGGCCACCGCCTCGGCCGGCGCCCAGGTCCGGGAGACCGCGGCGCTGGCCGCCGAGGTCGACCTGAGCATGCTCGCCGACGAGGGCCGCCCGCGCGCCGTCGTGGTCGCCGGCATCGGCACCGCCGGCCTGACCGGCAACATCCTGTCCACCGTCGCCGGCCCGCGCTGCCCGGTGCCGATCATCGGGCACCGCAGCGCCGGCATCCCCGGCTGGGTCGGCGCGGCCGACGTGGTGATCGCGGTGTCCGCCTCCGGCCGCAGCCCGGAGGCGCTGGCCGCGGCCGAGGCGGCGGCCCGCCGCGGCGCCCGGCTGGTCGCCATCGGCAACCCGGACTCCGAGCTGGAGGCGATGGCCGAGCGGGCCCGCGCCCCGTTCATCGGCGTGCCGCGCCGCGCGCCGGCCCGGGCCACCCTGTGGGGCCTGGCCGTCCCGGTGCTGCTGGCCGGCCGCGCGCTGGGCCTGGTCAAGGTCACCGAGGCGGACATCGCGGAGACCGCGACCCGGCTGGACGCCGACGCCGAGCGCTGCCGCCCGGGCGCCGACTCGTTCGTCAACCCGGCCAAGGCGCTCGCCCTCGGCCTGGCCGGCTCGGTGCCGATCGTCTGGGGCTCCTCGCCGCTGGCCACCGTCGCGGCCCGGCGGTTCGCCGACACGCTCGCGGCGAACGCGCGGTACCCGGCGATGGCCGGCGCGCTGGGCGAGGCCGGCCGCGGCCGGGTGGGCCTGCTGGACGGCGTCTTCGGCGGTCTCGCCGAGGGGTCGCGGGACATCTTCGCCGACCCGGACGACGAGGACGAGGCGGTGACCCGGCTGCGTCTGGTGGTGTTCCGGGACGGCGGGCTGAACCCGGAGGACGACGCCGACGAGCCGGTCGCCGTCGAGGAGCGCCGGGCCGACGCCATCCAGACGCTCGCCGATCGACGTGGCGTACGCTGCGACGTGCTCACCGCCGAAGGCGGTTCGACGTTGGAGCGGCTCGCATCTCTGGTCGCGGTGCCCGACTTCGCGTCGTTGTACCTGGCCCTGGCCCACGGCCTGGACCCGATGGCGGTCCCGGCCATCAGCGAGATGAAGGAGCTGTCCAACCCGATGCCTGAGGGACTTTCGTGA
- a CDS encoding phosphomannomutase/phosphoglucomutase gives MLDLSQIIKAYDVRGIVPDQFSEPVARAIGTAFVEMLRESGDEPDQIVIAHDMRESGPGLAAAFARGVNAAGCAVINIGLASTDQLYYASGSLHLPGAMFTASHNPAQYNGIKLCRAGARPVGQDSGLVVVRERAQDLLRDLNAEADGVSRVEQRDLLGDYAAHLRHLVDLSGIRPLKVIVDAGNGMGGYTVPAVLGDQVLEPLPLTIVPLFFELDGSFPNHEANPLDPKNLVDLQNAVREQGADIGLAFDGDADRCFVVDENGDPVSPSAITALVAARELAKFPGSVIIHNLITSAAVPEIILENGGKPIRSRVGHSFIKAEMADSNAVFGGEHSAHYYFRDFWFADTGMLAAMHVLAALGGQDLPLSEFAAEYERYTASGEINSTVADAAAKSDEVRAAFPDAQVDDLDGLTFSFEDGSWFNLRASNTEPLLRLNVEAADPARMASLRDDVLAIVRG, from the coding sequence GTGCTGGATCTGTCCCAGATCATCAAGGCGTACGACGTCCGGGGAATCGTCCCTGATCAGTTCAGCGAGCCGGTGGCCCGGGCGATCGGCACGGCGTTCGTCGAGATGCTGCGCGAGTCCGGCGACGAACCCGACCAGATCGTGATCGCGCACGACATGCGGGAGTCCGGTCCGGGGCTGGCCGCCGCGTTCGCCCGGGGCGTCAACGCGGCCGGCTGCGCCGTGATCAACATCGGGCTGGCCTCGACCGACCAGCTCTACTACGCCTCCGGGTCGCTGCACCTGCCGGGCGCGATGTTCACCGCCAGCCACAACCCGGCGCAGTACAACGGGATCAAGCTGTGCCGGGCCGGCGCCCGGCCGGTCGGCCAGGACAGCGGCCTCGTGGTGGTCCGGGAGCGGGCCCAGGATCTGCTGCGCGACCTGAACGCGGAGGCCGACGGCGTGTCCCGGGTGGAGCAGCGGGACCTGCTCGGCGACTACGCCGCGCACCTGCGCCACCTGGTCGACCTCAGCGGCATCCGCCCGCTCAAGGTGATCGTGGACGCCGGGAACGGGATGGGCGGCTACACCGTGCCGGCCGTGCTCGGCGACCAGGTGCTCGAGCCGCTGCCGCTGACCATCGTGCCGCTCTTCTTCGAGCTGGACGGCTCGTTCCCGAACCACGAGGCCAACCCGCTCGACCCGAAGAACCTGGTGGACCTGCAGAACGCGGTACGCGAGCAGGGCGCCGACATCGGCCTGGCCTTCGACGGCGACGCCGACCGCTGCTTCGTGGTGGACGAGAACGGCGACCCGGTCTCGCCCTCCGCGATCACCGCCCTGGTCGCCGCCCGCGAGCTGGCCAAGTTCCCGGGCAGCGTGATCATCCACAACCTGATCACCTCGGCCGCGGTCCCGGAGATCATCCTGGAGAACGGCGGCAAGCCGATCCGCAGCCGGGTCGGCCACTCGTTCATCAAGGCCGAGATGGCCGACTCCAACGCGGTCTTCGGCGGCGAGCACTCGGCGCACTACTACTTCCGCGACTTCTGGTTCGCCGACACCGGCATGCTCGCCGCGATGCACGTGCTGGCCGCGCTCGGCGGGCAGGACCTGCCGCTCTCCGAGTTCGCCGCGGAGTACGAGCGGTACACCGCGTCCGGTGAGATCAACTCCACGGTGGCCGACGCCGCCGCCAAGAGCGACGAGGTCCGGGCCGCGTTCCCGGACGCCCAGGTGGACGATCTGGACGGACTGACCTTCTCGTTCGAGGACGGGTCCTGGTTCAACCTGCGGGCGTCCAACACGGAACCGCTGCTGCGCCTCAACGTCGAGGCGGCGGACCCCGCGCGGATGGCGTCGCTCAGGGACGACGTGCTCGCCATCGTTCGCGGTTAG
- a CDS encoding Trm112 family protein, protein MALDPQLLDILACPDTHHAPLDYDAGGQTLTCTECGRIFDVKDDIPILLLDEARSPEQATGEEN, encoded by the coding sequence GTGGCGCTCGATCCGCAGTTGCTGGACATCCTGGCCTGCCCGGACACCCATCACGCGCCATTGGACTACGACGCCGGCGGCCAGACGCTGACCTGCACCGAGTGTGGCCGGATCTTCGACGTCAAGGACGACATCCCGATCCTTCTCCTGGACGAGGCCCGTTCTCCCGAGCAGGCCACTGGGGAGGAGAACTGA
- a CDS encoding helix-turn-helix domain-containing protein has translation MARPTSTARRELGGELRRLRGERRAVDVATALGWSESKLSRIETAHTGITEADLDRLLTLYGVRAEERGRLRDLAHRGRVRAWWTPYRSSMPDPYDEYLALEADATLISQWEAQVMPGLLQTDEYARAVIESGADIDDVDVIQRRLDVRMGRGERFFRKDPEPRLDVVLDQGVLMREVGGRQVLVRQLQRLLEATAQPGVEVLILPFEAGAHAGLTESFLVLEFGEGTRNPVVHSEGLTGGHFRVKPEEIDVYQEAFDDLRERALSKEESRTVIAESRDRLAR, from the coding sequence GTGGCGAGGCCGACATCGACAGCGCGCCGGGAACTCGGCGGCGAATTGCGCCGGCTCCGTGGCGAGCGCCGGGCGGTGGATGTGGCGACCGCGCTGGGCTGGTCGGAGTCGAAGCTGAGCCGGATCGAGACGGCGCACACGGGGATCACCGAGGCGGATCTGGACCGCCTGCTCACCCTGTACGGGGTTCGCGCCGAGGAGCGCGGCCGCCTGCGCGACCTGGCCCATCGCGGCCGGGTCCGGGCCTGGTGGACGCCGTATCGCTCGTCGATGCCGGACCCCTACGACGAATATCTGGCGCTGGAGGCGGACGCCACCCTGATCTCCCAGTGGGAGGCCCAGGTGATGCCGGGCCTGCTGCAAACCGACGAGTACGCCCGCGCGGTGATCGAGAGCGGCGCCGACATCGACGACGTGGACGTCATCCAGCGCCGCCTCGACGTGCGGATGGGCCGGGGCGAGCGGTTCTTCCGCAAGGATCCGGAGCCGCGCCTGGACGTGGTCCTGGACCAGGGTGTCCTGATGCGCGAGGTGGGCGGCCGACAGGTGCTGGTCCGGCAGTTGCAGCGGCTGCTGGAGGCCACCGCGCAGCCCGGCGTCGAGGTGCTGATCCTGCCGTTCGAGGCCGGGGCGCACGCCGGTTTGACCGAATCGTTCCTGGTGCTGGAATTCGGCGAAGGCACGCGTAACCCCGTGGTGCACTCCGAAGGGCTGACCGGCGGTCACTTCCGGGTGAAGCCGGAGGAGATCGACGTGTACCAGGAGGCCTTTGATGACCTGCGCGAACGCGCTTTGTCGAAAGAAGAGAGCCGAACGGTCATCGCTGAGTCGAGGGATCGATTGGCTCGTTGA